The proteins below come from a single Stomoxys calcitrans chromosome 1, idStoCalc2.1, whole genome shotgun sequence genomic window:
- the LOC106087350 gene encoding uncharacterized protein LOC106087350: MYTPRKRQCNNAINEMASPRTPETPMSFSRELRQVLQERNLLTVKSRNKVCSMLIGGTGRSPISSPNTETDKRRTFRLQAIHEIVTSEKTYLQQLQTLIDYFVQPLKEQQIIDEASHTTLFGQIEMINNLNGEFLRELESDLDNVAQAFLKMAPFFKLYSVYAFDYRQALLVLQELTSKNGAFRKFLEINEFRPEVQRKLNSLMIVPIQRVPRYKLLLEQVLLYTSPADADFKLLKESVKQIESTVSHINSCVQDQEVTQMLINIQNSLVHRTPNIVKPSRKVIKEGVLNKVTRNGNEVKRYCVLTSDIFMYCKILKDRAANTVVENSLECCCIFPLKKCKVYELLPGHFKVTCQSDGIIFNSPDLQLSRIWVGFIRDAIDLHIQCRKTLRKESSKRTPLRKKDVKNFGEDYMLSPKNKKSEFENIFRNKNAESEDETGADNSFTATNCFGGSKRKIVSHAATPVTMAKSLTAARQSTPTTPKPPKRKAPEIVDENESILRDKSQHSSGIGTPENRLSKLYKFISNDKMRATTRGILKKTQSRTNVQPQPSLQQQQPQVNRLSDNDPTYGFASRYSDSKSYFKAHNVDTTIPHAIVKREDFLVDSGGLNSDAAGNFRDVLFPLRSSNGSNKSNWSLNGKNGSTSPTTALKENFANIRISSPPQKKRVKFDDSLDELYEQPTFEFQRHVTQTDGKNGTTLREKIYDFFANLF; encoded by the exons ATGTATACGCCAAGAAAAAGGCAATGCAATAATGCCATCAATGAAATGGCATCTCCAAGAACACCGGAAACCCCTATGAGTTTTAGCCGAGAATTACGACAGGTGTTGCAAGAGCGTAATCTATTGACGGTAAAATCTAGAAATAAGG TGTGTTCCATGTTGATAGGAGGCACAGGACGCTCACCAATATCTTCGCCCAATACGGAAACGGACAAACGAAGAACATTTCGTTTGCAGGCCATACATGAAATTGTTACATCGGAAAAAACATATCTTCAGCAATTGCAAACGTTGATCGATTACTTTGTGCAACCCTTGAAGGAGCAACAAATCATAGATGAAGCCAGTCATACCACACTCTTTGGCCAAATAGAAATGATAAACAATTTAAATGGGGAATTCCTAAGGGAACTTGAGTCGGATCTGGATAATGTTGCCCAGGCCTTTTTGAAGATGGCTCCTTTCTTTAAACTGTACTCAGTTTATGCCTTCGATTATCGCCAAGCTTTGTTGGTATTGCAGGAGCTTACATCCAAGAATGGTgcatttcgtaaatttttggaaatcaaTGAATTTCGTCCTGAAGTACAAAGAAAGCTTAACTCTTTAATGATAGTGCCCATACAAAGAGTTCCGCGTTACAAATTGCTGCTGGAACAGGTGCTGCTCTACACCAGCCCAGCAGATGCTGACTTCAAATTGCTAAAGGAGTCTGTGAAACAAATCGAAAGCACCGTCTCACACATAAATAGCTGTGTGCAGGATCAGGAGGTCACACAAATGTTGATTAATATACAAAACTCTCTGGTACATCGTACACCGAATATTGTAAAGCCCTCACGCAAAGTCATAAAGGAAGGAGTATTGAATAAGGTTACCCGCAATGGCAACGAAGTCAAACgttattgtgtcctcacctcaGATATTTTCATGTATTGCAAAATACTAAAGGATCGAGCAGCTAATACGGTGGTTGAAAACTCCCTAGAATGTTGTTGCATATTTCCCCTGAAAAAGTGTAAAGTCTATGAGCTTTTACCCGGCCACTTTAAGGTCACCTGTCAGAGTGATGGCATAATCTTTAACTCCCCTGATTTGCAGTTGTCACGTATTTGGGTGGGCTTTATACGCGATGCCATTGATTTGCATATACAGTGCCGCAAAACATTGCGCAAGGAGAGCAGCAAGCGAACCCCATTAAGGAAAAAAGATGTAAAGAATTTCGGTGAGGACTATATGTTGAGTCCAAAGAATAAGAAATCG gaatttgaaaacatATTTCGCAATAAAAATGCTGAGTCCGAAGACGAAACTGGGGCTGATAACTCGTTTACGGCAACTAATTGTTTTGGTGGCAGCAAGCGCAAAATTGTATCGCATGCTGCTACGCCAGTTACAATGGCAAAGAGCCTAACTGCCGCTAGGCAAAGCACACCCACAAcaccaaaacccccaaaacgtaAAGCTCCGGAAATTGTAGATGAAAATGAGAGCATCTTAAGAGACAAAAGTCAACATAGTAGTGGTATAGGCACCCCAGAAAATCGCCTCTCCaaattatataaatttatatCCAATGATAAAATGCGGGCCACCACACGTGGCATTCTGAAGAAAACTCAATCGAGAACAAATGTGCAGCCGCAACCAAgcttgcaacaacaacaaccacaagttAATCGTCTCTCTGACAATGATCCCACCTACGGCTTCGCTAGCCGCTATTCCGATTCCAAGTCATATTTTAAGGCACACAATGTGGACACCACCATACCGCATGCAATAGTAAAACGTGAAGATTTCTTAGTGGACAGTGGCGGCTTAAATTCTGATGCTGCAGGTAATTTTCGTGATGTTCTCTTCCCTTTGAGATCTAGCAATGGCAGTAATAAAAGTAACTGGAGTTTGAATGGAAAAAATGGCAGTACTTCACCAACAACGGCTCTCAAAGAGAATTTTGCCAACATCAGAATTTCATCACCACCACAGAAAAAACGTGTGAAATTCGATGATTCCTTAGATGAGTTGTATGAGCAGCCGACATTTGAATTTCAACGTCACGTTACCCAAACAGATGGCAAAAATGGAACTACACTACGTGAAAAAATCTACgacttttttgcaaatttattcTGA